Proteins encoded together in one Kingella oralis window:
- a CDS encoding single-stranded DNA-binding protein, with product MPYDNTFHLIGYLGQDPKIGFFQDGTAHAKLSVSCQDKRKDKNGNPIEHTEWFAVKLVGQPAQFAASFLKQGDCVEIWGSVWSYEYINTQTGEVKRGYEVKGKSIKTIESKNKAKKNENASTQPENPPPADDDIDETMHQYL from the coding sequence ATGCCCTACGACAACACCTTCCACCTTATTGGTTACCTTGGGCAAGACCCCAAAATCGGCTTTTTTCAAGACGGCACCGCCCACGCCAAATTATCCGTTTCCTGCCAAGACAAACGTAAAGATAAAAACGGCAACCCCATTGAACACACAGAATGGTTTGCTGTGAAGCTGGTTGGGCAGCCTGCTCAATTTGCTGCTTCATTTCTCAAACAAGGCGATTGTGTGGAAATATGGGGCAGCGTTTGGTCTTATGAATACATCAACACGCAAACAGGCGAAGTGAAACGTGGTTATGAAGTGAAAGGCAAAAGCATCAAAACCATAGAAAGTAAAAATAAAGCCAAAAAGAATGAGAACGCCTCAACGCAGCCTGAAAACCCGCCACCCGCCGATGATGATATTGACGAAACCATGCACCAATACCTCTAA